ATTTATCGTCGAACTCAACGATCAACGTTTCAACAAGGTCATGGATCCCAAACTGCTGGGAGCATGGAACCTACATCAAGCGACCCTCGATGCCCCGCTGGAACATTTTGTTTGCTTCTCCTCCTTCTCGAATGTCGTTGGGGGTGCGAAGCAAGCGAACTACAACGCCGGCAACTGTTTCCTCGACGCCCTGGCCCACTACCGCAAGTCGCTGGGGCTGCCCGCGCTGACCTACAACTGGACCGCGTTGTCGGGAGCTGGATTTGTCGACCGCAACGAAAAGACAGCTCAATATCTGGACAAGATCGGCATGAAAGCGTTCAGCATGGATGAAGCGTTCCGCGTCTATCGCCAGATGCTGTCGCGAAATCCGGTGCAATTGGGAGCCTGCCGCGCCGATTGGTCGGCGCTGGCTCGCTTCAGCCCAATGGTTGCCAACGCCCCGATGTTCGCCGATGTGATCGGAGACCAACGCGACAGCGGTGCCGGTGGCATGCTGGGACCGCGGATCATCGCCGCTTCGCCTCAAGAACAGATCGGTTTGGTCGAGCATTTGATCGCCGACCAAGTTGCCGACGTGTTTGGAATCGAAGCCGCTCAGGTCGATCGCCAAGCGTCGTTGACCACCCTAGGACTCGATTCGCTGATGGCGATCGATCTGATGAATCGGATCGAGACCGAATTGGGCGTCACGCTGGCAATGGGAAGTGTGCTGGGTGGTTCGAGCATCAAAGACTTCTCCAAAGTTGTGCTGCGTCAGTTGTTGGAATCGGCCAATGTTTCCCAAACCAGCGGAGCGGGCGACGCGACCGAGGCATCCAGCAATGTGCCGTTGGATCCCCTGGCGTTCCATGAAGAGACGTTTGCTCTGACGGCGCAACAGATCGCAGCCCTGCAACCGATGGACGACATCGCATCACAGCATGTCGTGTCGATCGCGAAGGTTTCCTGTCGTTTGGACCTAAACGACATACTGTATGCGTTTGAGCATCTGCGTCAGCGACACCCGATGTTGCGGGCGAGTTTCCATACGCAAGACGGTCGCCTGGTGCAAAGCTACGCAGACAGCGGCGATGCAGCCCGTTGCGTGAAGCTGCACGAGCCTCCGGCGGCCAGCGAACTGTCGCAGCGGTTGAAAGACTGTGTTGATCGGCCGTTCGATCTGCATTCGGGCTCCTGCGTCCGAATCGATCTTGTGCCTGTGCAGCGGCACGAAACGGTTGTCGTCGTGACGGCGCACCAAGCGGTTGCCGATTCTCAGTCGTTGACGATCGTGTTGCAAGAATTGCTGGCCAATTACAGCTTGCAACAGCGGGGCGAAGCGATGCTGTCGTCGCCGATGAAAGTGACCTTCGAAGATTTTGCAGCTTGGCAATCCAAGTGGCTCTCGGGAGATCATGCACAGCAGTTGCAAAAACACTGGAGCACAACGCTCAAGGACGCCCCATGGGACTTTAAATTGCCAACCGATCACGATCGCAACGATCTGAATTTGCACCATGCCACAAAGCGGTTCAGGATCTCGGCGGATCTGTCGCAGCAATTGGTGACCCTGGCAGCACAGCAGAATGTCCCCCAAGAACGCGTGTTGCTGACAGCCTTTCAGATTCTGTTGCATCGCCGCGCCAATCGGTCCGACATCGTCCTGGAACACGCGATGCACGGTCGTCGACAGCCTGAGTTGCGTCGTCTGGTGGGACCACTGGCAACGACAGTTCCCGTCCGTAGCCAAACCGGCGACGATCCAACTTTCCTGGAATTGTTGGCTCGCAATCAGTCGGCTGTGACCGCCGCGAGCGAACACTCTCCCGTGTCGCTAACCCAACTGCAACAGGACGCCGGCTTGGGATCGGTCGCATGTTCGCTGGCTGTTGGATTTGCGATGCGTGAAATCCCCGGGGAGGATACGGCGGCCTTGGCCGCGATGGGGCTTGGCGTTGCCGGCGTGACCGCCAACGTCGATCGAATCTCATTGCAGTCGATCGATTTTGAACACGCCCAATCGACCAACGCCATCTGTCTGCATTTGCAGATCGCCAACGGAACGCTGATCGGAGCTTGGGAATACGACGCCGCAAAATACGATCCGGCGACGATCGCCGGTCTACAGGATCTCTTCTTACATTTGCTTGAAGAGGTTGCTCGGCATCCCGATCGTCGCGTCGCCGATTTCACCTGTTTCGCGGCAGCCAACGCCGGTACCGAAAGCGCTGATGCGACGCTTGCCAATGCCAAGCTTTTGAGTCGTGCGGGACGTGAAGCGATCGATGTCGATTTCGTCAAAGAGGCGATGCTCGATCCGGCGATTGCTCCGCCGCCAGGTGCTCGCTACGAATTTAGTCGTCCGCATGCGGTTCTGCTGACCGGAGCGACGGGGTTTGTTGGTGCGTTTGTCCTGGAGCAGTTGGTTCTGCAGACCGATGCCAATATCTACTGCTTGGTCCGCGCCAAGGACCTCGCCCGCGGCAGACAGCGTCTGCTGGACAATCTCCGCAAATATGAGCTGTCGGTTCCCGACTTCGACAAGCGCGTGGTCCCGGTCTGCGGTGATTTCTCCAAGCCGTTGTTGGGGCTATCCCAATCGCAATTCGACGAATTGGCCAAATCGGTCGATTCGATCTACCACAACGGTGCCGATGTCAATCTCGGCGCACCCTATGCTCAACTGAAAAACACCAACGTCTTGGGGACTCAAGAAGTCTTGCGGCTCGCCGCCCAGACGCGGCTGAATCCCGTTCACTTTGTCTCCACCTTCACGGTGATGGCCAGCGAGGCGACGCGTGGTGAAACGGTGGATGAAAACGATCCGCTGCCAGCGCCCGAGTCGTTGCTGCACGGATATTCCCAATCCAAATGGGTTTCCGAAACGATGATCCGCCAGGCGCAAGATCGCGGTATTCCAGCCGCCATCTACCGTCCTGGCCACGTCACGGGACACAGCGAGACCGGGGCGTCGAACATCGACGACCTGCTGCACACGATCATGTTGACCTGTTGGCGAATGGGATCCGCACCGCTGCGGTCGGGTGAACTGGATATGACGCCAGTCGATTATGTCGCCAATGCGATCGTGGGCATCTCGCTGCAGAACGAGTCGCTCGGCGGAGTCTTCCATCTGACGAACCCCAATCCGCTGAACTATCGCTATCTGGTCGAATGGATGCAACGCGACGGAACTGGAATCCGTCCGGTTCCCTACGACCAATGGCGTTCGGAACTGTTGGCTTTGACGGCTCGCGTCCCGATGGAAACGATGCAGACATTGGTCAAGACGATGGTTCCCGACGCGGCGGATAACAACGGTGTCGCTCCAGCGTTGCACCCTAAATACGACTGCCGAATCACGCTGCGACTATTGAGTCAGCTGGACATCCGATGTGCGGAGGTCGACGCTCGATTGTTGAATCTGTATCTGGAATGCCTGAAGCGAACCGGGGCATTTCCTACGCTCGAGTCCGATTCGGCCAACACGGCCAATAGTGTTCAATAGGCAGCTATCCGTGACAAACGAAACGATCGGGTTTCACTATCGCATCTTCGATTCCGCCGATGCGGTCCCCGTGGAAGCCTGGAACTCGGTTCAGCAGCGCTTCGGAGATCCGTTTTGCGATCTCCGTTTCATCCGTGTCGTCGAGACCTCGATGGCGGCCGACACGCGCTGTTGGCCTGTCGTTTTCTACGATGGAAAACGCCCGGTCGCGATCTCTTGCATTTCGCGATATCGCGTCGACGCAGGCGTCTTAACCGGTGCGCCGTTACAAAAAGTTATCGGTTGGGTGCGACGGGTGCTCCCGTCGTTTTTGTTTCTGAAAATTGTCTTTGCTGGTTTGCCGGTCTCCGCCGGCCAGCGTGGGCTGGTGATGCTGCCCGACACCAATCACCAAGAGGTTGTCCGCTTGATGGACGACGCCCTCGCGACAATCGCCCGCCGAGAAGCGGTGGGATTGATCGTGATCAAGGAGTTCGAACAGACCGATAGCGAATGGGCGGATCAATTCAGTCGGCAATACCGGTACTACAAAGCCGACAGTCTGCCGATGAATCGTTTGGAACTCGCATTTGATAGTTTCGATGACTACCTCGCCGCCCGCAGTTCGCGCAGTCGGTCGAGCATTCGTCAGTCGCGGCGTCGTTTGCGCGACACCGGTTGCCAGTTGATTCAACTACCGGGCGGGCCCGAAGCGATCGAGCGTTTTACCGACGAAGCCCATCGATTGTACCTGGCTGTTTTGGGGAAATCGCATTCGAGATTGGAAACGCTGCCGGCAGAGTTCTTTCGTGAACTGGCCCGTCAATTTGGCGATGCCGCTCATTTCACCTTCATCTACCAATCCGAACGCCTTGTCGCCGTCTCCTGCTCGCTTAAAGGGGACGATGTCTTCCAGATGATGTTCTGTGGCATCGATTATTCATTGAATGATCAGGCGCATCTTTATTTCAACATCATGTTTTCCGATTTGGACATTGGATTTCGCCAACACGTGTCGCGAATCAACGTCGGACAAAACGGCGACACCTTTAAAGCCCGACTCGGTTGCCGGCAGATTCCGTTAAGCATTTATATCAAGGGACGCAATCTGTTTCGGCCCTTGTTGTGGATGTTCCAACGTTGGTTTCTACCCGCCGCGCCGTTGTTGGCGCCAATCGAAACCCTCAGCGGAAAACGCTCGCCGCAGGTATCGGGGAAGACGACGTCTACGGTAGCGCCGCCGGCGACTGTCGCTCGAGCAACTGTACTCGGACTTTTACCATGAGTGCAGTGATGACAAATTTGGACGCGACGTATCCTGCAGGATCGCAATCCTCTCCACGGCAGCAACGCGATCTTCTCGTCGACTTCCTGAAACGCTTTGGGGAGCGATGTGTCGGCTACTCCACATTGCAGCCCGGCCTGGAGTACTTCATCGACGACGAGAAAGGCTACATCGCCTACCAAAGCTTTCGCCATCCGGTACTGGCACTCACCGGTCGCAAGATGATCCTCTCGAATCCCGTCTGCGACCCGGCCGACTATCGAGCGATCACGCAAGCGTTTTTGGCGCAACATCCCAAAGCGATCTTTTTGCAGGTCGATCAACATTACGCAAGCGTATTGGAAGGGATGGGATTGCAGGTGAACTGTTTTGGAATCGAAACGGAGTTGCCGATCGATGGTTTTAGTCTCGATGGAAAGCTGCGCAGCAAGTTGCGGCAGTGGCGCAACAAGTGCCAACGCGAGCAGGTGGTTGTCGAGCACTGCAAGATTTCGGACGTCGATCCCGCGGAGATCCGCTCGCTTTCCGACGCCTGGCTAAAGAATCGCAGCGGTCGAGAATTCACGCTGTTGATGAGGCCCTTTCAAGGTCGCGACGAAGAAGATGTCTATTTCCTGACCGCCCGGCAACGGGGCGAATTGATCGGTATGACCAGCTTCGATCCGATCTACCGCAACAAAAAGATCGTCGGCTACTACCACAATCTCGATCGGATCTGCGCCCAGGCTCCTCATGGCACCAGCGCAGTTTGCGTTTTAGAAGCGATCAAACAGTTTGCCGAAGCAGAGATCGAATACGTCTCGCTCGGATTCTCACCGCTGTACGAATTGCAAGAACAATACCGACACAGCCGCGTTGCCCGCTTCTCGCTTGGATTTGCTTACGAGCACCTGAACTTCCTGTATCCCTTCAAGGGAAACGCGGTTCATAAGAGGAAGTTTGGTGGCGTGGCAAGGCCGGTCTTCCTGAGTAGTACGCAGGGCAATTCGATCCGCGAATTGTTGTCGATCATCAAAACATTGAAGTTGCTATAAGGTCAGGGTCAGCGATGGCCAGCTAATTATTCCAAGGGATTACCCTCGATGCAGATCTATCGAATTGGCGGCGCGTTCTATGACATGCTGCATTTGTCTTTAACGATGCGCAAAGAAGAGGTTTTAAAAGCAAGTGCGATCGAAGGGCTGGGGCTGCAACCCGGCGCGACGGTCCTCGATTGGGGCTGTGGCACCGGTTTGAGCCTACGACTGTTGTATCCCTGGCTCCGCGACGGAGGAACAATCTATGCTGTCGATTCTTCGCCGTCGATGGCCAAACGCGCGGTCGCCTGTTGCAAACCAAGCGACGTGCTGAAGTATCACTTTCTATTGCGCGACGGTTTGGACCTGCCGATCCAGGAGGAGGTCGACGTTGTCATCGCGTCGTATTCGTTGGGCGTTCTCTCCACCGACCAATTCGACCCGGCGCTGCAGGGGATCTGGAAAGCGCTGAAACCAGGCGGGCGGTTGCTGTTGTTGGATATGTACGTCCCGACCGAACAGCCTTGGTTGCGGCGAGTTTATCAAAAAGCAACGATATCTTTTGCCAACAAAGTCTTTCGCCAAGACTTCTCCGAAACGCTGTTGCCCGCCGCCAACAAATACTTCGACACCGTCTCGATCAGCCACGACGAACCGCTGATGGCAGTCACGTTTGTCGGCCAGAAACGAGCACAACCGTTGCACGACGTCGTTGCCAACGCTGTTTGAGAGCGGTCGCGCCGTAGACGTCGCCGGTTGGTAGCGCCCGGCGAGCCTCAGTGGTTTGCTGTGACTGTCGGGCGTTCGAACTTGGTGAACGTGCGGATGCCAAACAGTGCGATCACGACGAAACAGATCAGCGGCAAGTAGAACGAACTGCGGACGCCTAGCTCGTCGATGAACTTGCCCTGCATCAGCGGCAGCACCGCCCCGCCGACGATCGCCATGATCAAGCCGGCCGATCCGAGCTTGGCTTCCTCTTCGGGAAGATCTTTTAATGCGATGCCGTAGATCGTCGGGAACATCAGCGACATGCAGGCCGATACGAGGACCAAGCAGATCAGGCCGGTCTTGCCCGGCAACAGGATCGCTCCCAACGTGAAACCAACCGCGGCGATCGCAAACAACGCCAACAATCGGCCGGCGCTAACGTAATGCATCAGGAAGGTGCAGATGAATCGGCTGATCAGGAAGATCACCATCGCGGCGATGTTCCAATTCTGAGCTTGGGCCAGTGTCAGTCCAACCTGTTCCATGCCGTAGTGAATCACAAACGTCCAACACGTGATCTGGGCTCCCACGTAAAACGCTTGCGCGATCACTCCTTCACGAAAATTCGGACGGGCCAACAACCGGCCAACGACCTCGAAGAAGGGGGCGTCCGGCTCGGGCTGTCGAAAGTCGGGCATCTTGGCGACCGCAAACAGGACTAGAAATGCCAACGCGACGGCGGCGATCGCCACGTACGGCGTTCGCACCACGGCCAGGTCGTGCGTTTGGATCGCCAGGAACTCTTCCGGCGCTGTCGCTTTCATGTTCTTCAGCCCCGCGCTGGCAGCGCTATCCAACGCGCCGAACTCCGTGGCGAAATCGGGCAGCCCGTCGGGATATTCCGCCTGCAGGTACTGCACCGCGGCGGGATCGCGATTTTCGACAGCATCGCGAAACGAACCGATGTTCAGGCTGGGGGCGATCAGCAGCGAGGCGACGATCATGCCGGTCAAGGAGCCGATCGGATTAAAGGCCTGAGCTAGATTCAAACGTCGCGTCGCCGTTTCGGCTGGGCCCATCGCCAGGATGTACGGATTGCAGCTGGTTTCCAAGAAGGCCAATCCAAACGTCAGCACATAGAAGCCGGCGATGAAGATCCAGAAATTGGTGTTCAAGCTGGCTGGGATGCTCATCAACGCGCCGACGGCGTAAAGGGCGAACCCGACCATGATCGCTCCTTTATAGGAGAACCGGCGAATGAAAAATGCTGCTGGCAGCGCCATCGTGAAATAGCCGCTATAGAAAGCGAACTGGACCAGCGAACTCTGCGTGTTACTGATCTGGAAGACCTCCTTAAAAACCTTCACCAGCGGATTGGTCAGGTCGTTGGCAAATCCCCACATCGAAAAACAGCAGGTCGTCAAAATGAACGCCAGCAAGTAGCGACGCGGAACGACGGCAGGCGGCTTGTCGCCAAGTTCCGACGGTTCGCGATCGGAGAGCAATGATGCTGATGTGTCCATAGTGATCTTGTTTCCGCCTCGTCTTAAGTATTTCGTGGTTCCCCGAGTGCGCCGGCATCTTGCCCGCGAAAGCCAGCATCTTTTCAAATGCATTCTCGCCATCGCGAGGCGGCCCGAGCGAGTCCACAGTCTATGCGATCACGATCCGTTTGCTCTACCGGAGCATCACGGTGGTGTCATGATTTATTAGGAGTCGAGAGGAGGTTTGCAATGGCTGATTAACAACCATCGATCGGTGACACCACACCCCAAAAGGAGATGCATATTGCATTGTCTCCCGGTATTGCTGGCTTGGCTTGGGAGTGGCCGGAACGCCCAAAAGGGCGGTTTGCAAAGAGCCCTAAGGCACTCTTGGTGTGGATGTCCAACTCCGCACCTTCCTCCACGGGAAGGAATCCATGTCTAAGTGGGGCCGGGTGTCGCGTGAACCAATGTGATCCCGCGACTCCGTTGCGGGATCACCAAAATCATCAAACGCTTCCCGCGTTATGCAACGCCAATATCCCCGTGAACGGAGTCACAGCCCCCCGGAACCCAGTCTGCCTCATCATCGGCTAAACCTCGTTCGGTGAGGGCGAAGTGAGCCGTTTGCCTTCACACGCCCGGCGAAGCTGGGAGCCTAGAAGGGGCGTGGAACGAGCGCCGAGCGAGTTTTTCGGGAAGGGCCGATCCGTCAGCAATATCACGAGGGCTCATACGCCAGGTTCGGCGACAACCAGCGTTCGACTTCCGACAACGGCTTTCCTTTCCGTGCCGTATAGGCTTCGATCTGATCCTTGGTGACTCGATCGACAGCGAAATACCGCGACTCCGGATGGGCAAAATAGAGTCCGCTGACACTCGAACCAGGCGTCATCGCGAAGCTTTCCGTCAGCTCCACACCGGTCTGCTTTTCGGCGTCCAACAGATCGA
Above is a genomic segment from Rosistilla ulvae containing:
- a CDS encoding GNAT family N-acetyltransferase, which produces MTNETIGFHYRIFDSADAVPVEAWNSVQQRFGDPFCDLRFIRVVETSMAADTRCWPVVFYDGKRPVAISCISRYRVDAGVLTGAPLQKVIGWVRRVLPSFLFLKIVFAGLPVSAGQRGLVMLPDTNHQEVVRLMDDALATIARREAVGLIVIKEFEQTDSEWADQFSRQYRYYKADSLPMNRLELAFDSFDDYLAARSSRSRSSIRQSRRRLRDTGCQLIQLPGGPEAIERFTDEAHRLYLAVLGKSHSRLETLPAEFFRELARQFGDAAHFTFIYQSERLVAVSCSLKGDDVFQMMFCGIDYSLNDQAHLYFNIMFSDLDIGFRQHVSRINVGQNGDTFKARLGCRQIPLSIYIKGRNLFRPLLWMFQRWFLPAAPLLAPIETLSGKRSPQVSGKTTSTVAPPATVARATVLGLLP
- a CDS encoding DUF2156 domain-containing protein — encoded protein: MTNLDATYPAGSQSSPRQQRDLLVDFLKRFGERCVGYSTLQPGLEYFIDDEKGYIAYQSFRHPVLALTGRKMILSNPVCDPADYRAITQAFLAQHPKAIFLQVDQHYASVLEGMGLQVNCFGIETELPIDGFSLDGKLRSKLRQWRNKCQREQVVVEHCKISDVDPAEIRSLSDAWLKNRSGREFTLLMRPFQGRDEEDVYFLTARQRGELIGMTSFDPIYRNKKIVGYYHNLDRICAQAPHGTSAVCVLEAIKQFAEAEIEYVSLGFSPLYELQEQYRHSRVARFSLGFAYEHLNFLYPFKGNAVHKRKFGGVARPVFLSSTQGNSIRELLSIIKTLKLL
- a CDS encoding class I SAM-dependent methyltransferase, which encodes MQIYRIGGAFYDMLHLSLTMRKEEVLKASAIEGLGLQPGATVLDWGCGTGLSLRLLYPWLRDGGTIYAVDSSPSMAKRAVACCKPSDVLKYHFLLRDGLDLPIQEEVDVVIASYSLGVLSTDQFDPALQGIWKALKPGGRLLLLDMYVPTEQPWLRRVYQKATISFANKVFRQDFSETLLPAANKYFDTVSISHDEPLMAVTFVGQKRAQPLHDVVANAV
- a CDS encoding sugar MFS transporter produces the protein MDTSASLLSDREPSELGDKPPAVVPRRYLLAFILTTCCFSMWGFANDLTNPLVKVFKEVFQISNTQSSLVQFAFYSGYFTMALPAAFFIRRFSYKGAIMVGFALYAVGALMSIPASLNTNFWIFIAGFYVLTFGLAFLETSCNPYILAMGPAETATRRLNLAQAFNPIGSLTGMIVASLLIAPSLNIGSFRDAVENRDPAAVQYLQAEYPDGLPDFATEFGALDSAASAGLKNMKATAPEEFLAIQTHDLAVVRTPYVAIAAVALAFLVLFAVAKMPDFRQPEPDAPFFEVVGRLLARPNFREGVIAQAFYVGAQITCWTFVIHYGMEQVGLTLAQAQNWNIAAMVIFLISRFICTFLMHYVSAGRLLALFAIAAVGFTLGAILLPGKTGLICLVLVSACMSLMFPTIYGIALKDLPEEEAKLGSAGLIMAIVGGAVLPLMQGKFIDELGVRSSFYLPLICFVVIALFGIRTFTKFERPTVTANH